Proteins from a genomic interval of Myxococcales bacterium:
- a CDS encoding DUF4115 domain-containing protein: MARNVLKHTSFFSLGIILTSALPVVLKAPMAQAQGEALPDVKVNLPPSPNFDDIKRAPLKYDTGEFSVYGLRKSMSKYLDKDVQVKAYLLEVYECPEELVKCNERASKKKKAAVEAEATTCRPCDQPHFFVSDTPDGRKERALLVADYPTKDWKTDRPKPLKAEAGKMYVVTGTFGINSVTGFAASNGLIAHKRFQDAEGKVLMEGNAVLPSDSQMIELEGKAPEKLNLGN; the protein is encoded by the coding sequence ATGGCGCGAAACGTCTTGAAACACACCTCGTTTTTTTCCTTAGGTATCATTCTGACGAGCGCCCTGCCGGTGGTCCTAAAGGCCCCGATGGCTCAGGCTCAAGGAGAAGCGCTTCCCGATGTGAAGGTGAATTTGCCCCCTTCGCCCAATTTCGACGACATCAAGCGGGCTCCGCTCAAGTACGACACGGGTGAGTTCTCGGTGTACGGGCTGCGAAAGTCCATGAGCAAGTACCTGGACAAAGACGTTCAGGTCAAGGCCTACCTCCTCGAGGTCTACGAGTGCCCCGAGGAGTTGGTCAAGTGCAACGAGCGCGCGAGCAAAAAGAAGAAGGCCGCCGTCGAGGCAGAGGCCACCACGTGCCGCCCCTGCGACCAGCCGCACTTTTTCGTGTCGGACACGCCCGATGGCAGGAAGGAACGCGCCCTTCTGGTCGCCGACTATCCCACCAAGGACTGGAAGACCGACCGCCCGAAGCCGCTCAAGGCAGAAGCCGGCAAGATGTACGTGGTGACCGGCACCTTCGGTATCAACTCCGTCACGGGCTTCGCGGCCTCGAACGGCCTCATCGCTCACAAACGCTTTCAGGATGCCGAGGGCAAGGTGCTCATGGAGGGCAACGCGGTACTCCCCAGTGACTCTCAGATGATCGAGCTCGAGGGCAAGGCGCCTGAAAAGCTCAACCTGGGCAACTGA